A DNA window from Streptomyces bacillaris contains the following coding sequences:
- a CDS encoding helix-turn-helix transcriptional regulator: MPEPVDAADAVEMRTALAGLRRTSGLPVVFGGLLADARHARIGELNGAQTSALRGLVVSAGSGLGGKAIALARPCAVTDYPVSRHISHEYDTAVAAEGLRSVVAVPVVVRRSVRGVLYGALRTPVTLGDRTFDAAVAAARDVEQALAVRDEVRELLALTRDQVAAPGPGAAPGVWEDVREAHRELRALAPRVADPVLRDELLAVCGRLASASGARTPAAAPQVRLAPREVDVVACVAAGATNAAAARQLGLRPETVKGYLRSAMRKLGAHTRLEAVVAARRAGLLP; the protein is encoded by the coding sequence GTGCCGGAACCGGTCGATGCGGCCGATGCGGTCGAGATGCGTACGGCCCTGGCGGGGCTGCGCCGCACCAGTGGGCTGCCGGTCGTCTTCGGCGGGCTGCTCGCGGACGCCCGCCACGCCCGGATCGGGGAGCTGAACGGGGCGCAGACCAGCGCGCTGCGGGGGCTGGTCGTCTCGGCCGGGAGCGGCCTGGGCGGCAAGGCGATCGCCCTCGCCCGGCCCTGCGCGGTGACGGACTATCCCGTCTCGCGCCACATCAGCCACGAGTACGACACGGCGGTCGCGGCGGAGGGGCTGCGCTCGGTGGTCGCGGTGCCCGTGGTCGTACGCCGGTCGGTACGGGGCGTGCTGTACGGGGCGCTGCGCACGCCGGTGACCCTCGGGGACCGGACCTTCGACGCGGCGGTGGCGGCGGCCCGTGACGTGGAGCAGGCCCTCGCGGTCCGCGACGAGGTCCGGGAGCTGCTGGCCCTGACCCGGGACCAGGTGGCGGCGCCCGGCCCCGGCGCGGCTCCGGGCGTCTGGGAGGACGTACGCGAGGCCCACCGGGAGCTGCGCGCGCTGGCCCCGAGGGTGGCCGACCCGGTGCTCCGCGACGAACTGCTGGCCGTCTGCGGCCGCCTCGCCTCGGCCTCCGGCGCGCGGACCCCGGCGGCCGCCCCCCAGGTGCGGCTCGCCCCGCGCGAGGTGGACGTGGTGGCGTGTGTGGCGGCGGGCGCGACGAACGCGGCGGCCGCCCGTCAACTGGGGCTGCGCCCCGAAACGGTGAAGGGCTACCTCCGCTCGGCCATGCGCAAGCTGGGGGCGCACACCCGGCTGGAGGCGGTGGTGGCGGCCCGGCGGGCGGGGCTGCTGCCGTAG
- a CDS encoding DMT family transporter, with product MISVLFAVLTALSNGSGTVLQRRAAMRVPQSEAMRLSLIGRLLRQRVWLAGIGLVIVAAVCQAVALATGPISVVQPIFVIELPATLLVAGWAMGVRAPRTVWYGVVAVTAGLAIGLAAAAPVDGTDSVRGADWIPTLLLTGAFEAAVIVAALRTRGDTRAALLGLASACGYSLTAALMKDAMARLGPDGGALALLSSWQLYASAAAGVGALYLLQNALHAGSLVAVQPVLTLGDALISILYGVTLFAEELRTGWWLLPELAGVGLIAVGCVVLARSSLATDTLGPQPPPPPRVS from the coding sequence GTGATCAGTGTCCTCTTCGCCGTCCTGACCGCCCTGAGCAACGGATCCGGCACGGTGCTCCAGCGCCGGGCGGCGATGAGGGTGCCGCAGAGCGAGGCGATGCGTCTCTCCCTCATCGGCCGGCTGCTGCGCCAGCGGGTGTGGCTGGCCGGGATCGGCCTGGTGATCGTGGCGGCCGTCTGCCAGGCGGTGGCGCTGGCGACCGGGCCCATCTCGGTGGTGCAGCCGATCTTCGTCATCGAGCTGCCGGCGACCCTGCTGGTGGCCGGCTGGGCGATGGGCGTCCGGGCGCCGCGTACGGTCTGGTACGGCGTCGTCGCGGTGACCGCCGGGCTGGCGATCGGGCTCGCGGCGGCCGCGCCGGTCGACGGCACCGACTCCGTGCGGGGCGCGGACTGGATCCCGACGCTGCTGCTGACCGGGGCGTTCGAGGCGGCCGTGATCGTCGCCGCGCTGCGGACGCGCGGCGACACCCGGGCGGCGCTGCTGGGGCTCGCCTCCGCCTGCGGCTACTCGCTGACGGCCGCGCTGATGAAGGACGCGATGGCGCGCCTGGGCCCGGACGGCGGGGCGCTCGCGCTGCTGTCCTCCTGGCAGCTGTACGCGTCGGCGGCGGCCGGGGTGGGGGCGCTGTATCTGCTCCAGAACGCCCTGCACGCGGGGAGCCTGGTGGCGGTGCAGCCGGTGCTGACGCTCGGGGACGCGCTGATCAGCATCCTGTACGGGGTGACGCTCTTCGCGGAGGAGCTGCGCACCGGGTGGTGGCTGCTGCCCGAGCTGGCCGGGGTGGGGCTGATCGCGGTGGGGTGCGTGGTGCTGGCCCGCTCCTCGCTCGCCACCGACACGCTCGGGCCGCAGCCGCCGCCTCCGCCCCGGGTGAGCTGA
- a CDS encoding glutathione S-transferase family protein, with translation MSDTGTDSDSHTGTGTGTGTETTRGSAGSDGNTSYGHKPFKRSRSHFADRITADSRDGWPVEAGRYRLVVSRACPWASRALVSRRLLGLEDALSLAVTDPIQDDRSWRFTLDPDGRDPVLGIRYLSEAYDARERDYPGGVSVPAIVDVPSGKLVTNDYQQITLDLATEWTALHRPGAPDLYPEPLRAEIDEVMEGIYQDINNGVYKAGFASTQEDYAKAYTALFARLDQVSARLADRRYLVGDTITEADIRLFTTLVRFDAVYHGHFKCNRNKLTEDPVLWAYVRDLYQTPGFGDTVDFDHIKRHYYQVHTGINPTGIVPLGPDLSGWTTPHHREQLGGRPFGDGTPPGPVQEDERVTPIDQV, from the coding sequence ATGAGCGACACCGGCACGGACAGCGACAGCCACACCGGCACTGGCACTGGCACCGGTACGGAGACCACAAGGGGCAGCGCCGGGAGCGACGGCAACACCTCCTACGGCCACAAGCCCTTCAAGCGGTCCCGCAGCCACTTCGCCGACCGCATCACCGCCGACAGCCGCGACGGCTGGCCGGTCGAGGCGGGCCGCTACCGGCTGGTCGTCAGCCGGGCCTGCCCCTGGGCCAGCCGCGCCCTGGTCTCCCGGCGCCTCCTCGGCCTGGAGGACGCGCTCTCCCTCGCCGTCACCGACCCCATCCAGGACGACCGGAGCTGGCGCTTCACCCTGGACCCGGACGGCAGGGACCCGGTGCTCGGCATCCGCTATCTGAGCGAGGCGTACGACGCCCGGGAGCGCGACTACCCCGGCGGGGTCAGTGTCCCGGCGATCGTCGACGTACCGAGCGGAAAGCTGGTCACCAACGACTACCAGCAGATCACCCTGGACCTCGCCACCGAGTGGACCGCCCTGCACCGCCCCGGCGCCCCCGACCTCTACCCGGAGCCGCTGCGCGCGGAGATCGACGAGGTCATGGAAGGCATCTACCAGGACATCAACAACGGCGTCTACAAAGCCGGTTTCGCCAGCACCCAAGAGGACTACGCGAAGGCCTACACGGCCCTCTTCGCCCGCCTGGACCAGGTCTCCGCCCGCCTCGCGGACCGCCGCTATCTGGTCGGGGACACCATCACCGAGGCCGACATCCGCCTCTTCACCACCCTGGTCCGCTTCGACGCGGTCTACCACGGCCACTTCAAGTGCAACCGGAACAAGCTGACCGAGGACCCGGTCCTCTGGGCGTACGTCCGCGACCTCTACCAGACCCCCGGGTTCGGGGACACGGTCGACTTCGACCACATCAAGCGCCACTACTACCAGGTGCATACGGGCATCAACCCGACCGGCATCGTCCCGCTCGGCCCCGACCTCTCCGGCTGGACCACCCCGCACCACCGCGAACAGCTCGGCGGCCGCCCCTTCGGCGACGGCACCCCGCCGGGTCCGGTGCAAGAGGACGAGCGGGTCACCCCGATCGACCAGGTCTGA